A stretch of the Nicotiana tabacum cultivar K326 chromosome 6, ASM71507v2, whole genome shotgun sequence genome encodes the following:
- the LOC107783102 gene encoding U-box domain-containing protein 35 yields the protein MEEKDGVVTKVEGLSALNPLNSSTIAVAINGKKKSKYVVSWALDKFVPEGKVCFKLLHVRPCITGVPTPMGNSIPISQVRDDVVAAFRKDVEWQTSEKLHPYKMLCTRLKVQVEVVQLESDDIVEAIAHEVSKLNIIKLVIGASSWSIFSRGQSLSSRISDSIPSFCTIYAVSRGKLLSIRPSNSEINGSSWTEDSNTSCSISTSTGHSSSLLTEKSDLDSSSSYSQFRSPSLPMQRFQALSNINQNFPHRRAISNEIIHHKNYSLDFGDSEDDVSSCPQRSFLRERNNLASSFRSLVTDFYTMADDQASTSGAPTDLSLRNEVDINFELEKLRTELRHTQGMYAVAQTEVLDASRKMNELQNRRLEEEIKLQEISLKEEEAKDLVRKEKEEYKAAKREADYVKDCAEREAALRKEAELLALREAKEKDKLENALTDQAHQYQEFTWEEIVSSTSSFAENLKIGVGAYGTVYKCSLRHTTVAVKVLHSKSKVSDLTKQFQQELKILSKIRHPHLLILLGVCPDRGCLVYEFMENGSLEERLFRKHDTPPIPWFDRYRIAWEVASALAFLHNSKPDPIIHRDLKPANILLDRNFVSKIGDVGLSTMINSDAALSTIYRDTGPVGTLCYIDPEYQRTGMISPKSDVYAFGMVLLQLLTAKAPMGLPHIVETAIDKDSLTKVLDSKAGEWPLEETKKLAALALKCTEICRRDRPDLKEEILPALEKLKEVANKARDSASTTRPPPPTYYLCPLLKDVMEEPCVAADGYTYDRKAIETWLKDNDISPMTNLPLPHKNLLPNYALLSAILDWKSRKAGNI from the exons ATGGAAGAAAAAGATGGAGTAGTAACTAAAGTGGAAGGCCTAAGTGCTTTGAATCCATTAAACTCTTCCACCATTGCAGTAGCTATTAATGGTAAGAAAAAAAGCAAATATGTTGTGAGCTGGGCATTAGACAAATTTGTGCCTGAAGGAAAGGTTTGCTTCAAGCTGTTACATGTCCGGCCGTGCATAACTGGTGTGCCAACTCCCA TGGGAAACTCTATACCTATTTCACAAGTGCGGGATGATGTAGTGGCCGCTTTCCGGAAGGATGTAGAATGGCAAACAAGTGAAAAGCTGCATCCTTACAAGATGTTATGCACTAGACTAAAG GTCCAAGTAGAAGTTGTACAGCTTGAATCAGATGATATCGTGGAAGCAATAGCACATGAGGTCTCCAAACTTAACATCATCAAGCTTGTCATAGGTGCTTCGTCTTGGAGCATATTTTCTAG GGGACAAAGCTTATCCTCAAGAATCTCAGACAGTATTCCAAGCTTTTGTACCATCTATGCTGTTTCAAGAGGAAAGTTGTTATCTATACGTCCTTCTAATTCAGAGATAAATGGAAGCAGTTGGACTGAAGATAGCAACACTAGCTGCTCAATCAGCACTTCAACAGGCCACTCTTCCAGTTTACTAACAG AAAAGTCAGACCTGGACTCAAGTTCTTCGTACAGTCAATTCCGTTCTCCTTCACTGCCAATGCAAAGATTTCAAGCTCTTTCAAATATTAATCAGAACTTTCCTCATAGAAGAGCAATCTCAAATGAAATCATCCACCATAAGAACTATTCTCTTGATTTTGGAGACAGCGAGGACGATGTCAGTTCTTGTCCCCAAAGATCATTTCTTAGGGAAAGGAATAATCTTGCTTCTAGTTTTCGGAGCTTAGTAACAGACTTTTATACAATGGCAGATGATCAAGCTTCCACCTCAGGGGCTCCAACAGATTTATCATTGAGAAATGAG GTGGATATCAATTTTGAGCTAGAGAAGCTAAGAACTGAACTAAGACATACTCAAGGAATGTACGCAGTTGCACAAACTGAAGTACTTGATGCTTCTAGGAAG ATGAATGAACTTCAAAACCGCCGGTTGGAGGAAGAAATTAAACTCCAGGAAATTAGTTTAAAGGAGGAAGAAGCAAAAGATTTGGTACGAAAAGAGAAAGAGGAGTACAAAGCTGCAAAAAGAGAAGCTGATTATGTGAAGGACTGTGCTGAAAGAGAGGCTGCACTAAGAAAAGAAGCGGAACTATTAGCATTACGTGAGGCAAAAGAAAAAGACAAGCTTGAAAATGCCTTGACAGATCAGGCACATCAGTACCAGGAATTTACTTGGGAAGAAATCGTATCTTCTACCTCTTCATTTGCTGAAAATCTTAAAATTGGTGTGGGCGCATATGGAACCGTTTATAAATGCAGCTTGCGTCATACTACAGTTGCCGTCAAAGTTCTTCACTCCAAGTCCAAGGTATCTGACCTGACGAAGCAGTTTCAACAAGAG CTGAAAATATTGAGCAAAATTCGTCATCCACACTTGTTAATCCTTCTTGGCGTGTGCCCTGATCGTGGTTGCTTAGTGTATGAGTTCATGGAAAATGGTAGCTTAGAGGAGAGGTTGTTCAGGAAACATGATACACCTCCAATTCCATGGTTTGATAGATATCGAATTGCATGGGAAGTGGCCTCTGCTCTCGCCTTTCTTCACAACTCCAAGCCAGATCCAATTATTCATCGTGATCTAAAGCCAGCAAACATATTGCTTGATCGTAATTTTGTCAGTAAAATTGGCGATGTTGGCCTGTCAACAATGATAAATTCAGACGCTGCATTATCCACCATTTACAGAGATACAGGTCCTGTGGGAACACTTTGCTACATCGACCCTGAGTACCAAAGGACCGGAATGATCTCTCCAAAATCTGATGTTTATGCATTTGGGATGGTTCTCTTGCAGTTGTTAACAGCAAAAGCACCAATGGGGCTTCCCCACATTGTTGAAACAGCAATCGATAAGGATAGTCTAACTAAGGTACTAGATTCAAAGGCTGGTGAATGGCcattagaagaaacaaagaaactaGCAGCGCTAGCACTTAAATGCACAGAGATTTGTCGAAGAGACAGGCCTGATTTGAAAGAAGAAATTCTCCCTGCATTGGAGAAATTGAAAGAGGTTGCTAATAAGGCTCGAGATTCTGCCTCAACTACCCGGCCTCCTCCTCCTACCTACTACTTGTGCCCTTTACTCAAG GATGTAATGGAGGAACCTTGTGTGGCAGCTGATGGGTATACATACGACAGGAAGGCGATAGAAACATGGCTAAAGGATAACGATATATCACCTATGACAAACCTACCGTTACCTCATAAGAACCTTCTACCAAATTATGCACTACTTTCTGCAATTCTTGACTGGAAATCAAGAAAGGCTGGAAATATTTAG